One Pseudomonas sp. MH9.2 DNA segment encodes these proteins:
- the cmoB gene encoding tRNA 5-methoxyuridine(34)/uridine 5-oxyacetic acid(34) synthase CmoB, translating into MIDLAPLVRRLADTPLAEWANGLQAQLDAKMSKSHGDLQRWQSALDALPELVPTRIDLVESFTLDNDCDADTRAQLHNALMGLSPWRKGPFDVFGVHIDTEWRSDWKWSRVSPHLDLKGKRVLDVGCGNGYYQWRMLGAGADSVIGVDPNWLFFCQFQAMQRYLPDLPAWHLPFALEDLPANLEGFDTVFSMGVLYHRRSPIDHLLALKDCLVKGGELVLETLVVKGDVQQVLVPEDRYAQMRNVWFLPSVPALELWLRRAGFVDVRCVDVSITTVEEQRGTDWMRFQSLSDYLDPADHSRTVEGLPAPMRAVIVARKP; encoded by the coding sequence ATGATTGATCTCGCTCCACTGGTCCGCCGTTTGGCGGACACTCCCCTGGCTGAATGGGCCAACGGCCTGCAAGCACAACTTGATGCCAAAATGAGCAAAAGCCACGGCGACCTGCAGCGCTGGCAAAGCGCGCTGGACGCCCTGCCTGAATTAGTGCCGACACGCATTGATCTGGTTGAAAGCTTCACCCTTGATAACGACTGCGATGCCGATACGCGGGCGCAGTTGCACAACGCGCTGATGGGCCTGTCACCGTGGCGCAAAGGACCGTTCGATGTGTTTGGTGTGCATATCGACACCGAATGGCGCTCGGACTGGAAATGGTCGCGGGTGTCACCGCACCTCGATTTAAAGGGCAAGCGCGTACTGGATGTGGGTTGCGGCAACGGCTATTACCAATGGCGCATGCTCGGTGCCGGGGCCGACAGCGTGATCGGCGTCGATCCAAACTGGCTGTTCTTTTGCCAGTTCCAGGCGATGCAGCGCTATTTGCCCGACCTGCCTGCCTGGCACCTGCCGTTCGCCCTGGAAGACCTGCCAGCCAATCTCGAAGGCTTCGACACAGTATTTTCCATGGGCGTGCTTTATCACCGGCGCTCTCCCATTGACCATTTACTGGCGTTGAAAGACTGCCTGGTCAAAGGTGGCGAACTGGTGCTGGAGACGTTAGTGGTGAAAGGTGATGTGCAGCAAGTGCTGGTGCCGGAAGATCGCTACGCGCAGATGCGCAACGTCTGGTTCCTGCCGTCGGTACCGGCCCTTGAACTATGGTTGCGCCGTGCCGGATTTGTCGATGTGCGCTGCGTGGATGTCAGCATTACCACCGTCGAGGAACAGCGTGGCACCGACTGGATGCGCTTTCAGTCATTGAGCGACTACCTCGACCCGGCCGACCACAGTCGCACGGTGGAAGGCCTGCCCGCACCGATGCGCGCGGTGATCGTGGCGCGCAAGCCTTAG
- the pdxJ gene encoding pyridoxine 5'-phosphate synthase: MTHNTRILLGVNIDHVATLRQARGTRYPDPVKAALDAEEAGADGITVHLREDRRHIQERDVLLLKDVLQTRMNFEMGVTEEMLAFAERLRPAHICLVPETRQELTTEGGLDVAGQEARIKAAVDRLAKVGCEVSLFIDPDERQIAASKRIGAPAIELHTGRYADAQTPSEVAEELKRIADGVAFGLAQGLIVNAGHGLHYHNVEAVAAIKGINELNIGHALVAHALFVGFKSAVAEMKALILAAAAKG, from the coding sequence GTGACCCATAACACTCGCATTCTTCTTGGCGTGAACATCGACCATGTCGCCACCCTGCGTCAGGCCCGTGGTACCCGCTATCCGGACCCGGTGAAAGCAGCGCTGGATGCTGAAGAGGCGGGTGCCGATGGCATCACCGTGCATTTGCGTGAAGACCGTCGGCATATTCAGGAGCGCGACGTACTGTTGCTCAAGGATGTACTGCAAACACGCATGAACTTCGAAATGGGCGTCACCGAAGAAATGCTCGCGTTCGCCGAGCGTCTGCGTCCGGCACACATTTGCCTGGTCCCGGAAACCCGTCAGGAACTGACCACCGAAGGCGGTCTGGACGTTGCCGGTCAAGAGGCGCGGATCAAGGCTGCAGTGGACCGTCTGGCGAAAGTCGGCTGTGAAGTATCGTTGTTCATCGACCCTGATGAGCGGCAGATAGCCGCGTCGAAACGCATAGGTGCGCCCGCCATCGAGTTGCACACCGGCCGTTATGCCGACGCGCAAACACCGAGCGAAGTCGCGGAAGAATTGAAACGCATCGCTGACGGGGTGGCGTTTGGCCTGGCCCAGGGCCTGATCGTCAACGCGGGTCACGGTTTGCACTACCACAACGTCGAAGCGGTGGCGGCGATTAAGGGCATCAACGAGTTGAACATTGGCCACGCGCTGGTGGCTCATGCGCTTTTCGTCGGCTTCAAGTCCGCCGTGGCTGAAATGAAGGCATTGATACTGGCAGCGGCTGCCAAGGGCTGA
- the recO gene encoding DNA repair protein RecO, translated as MSTPTGQLAYVLHSRAYRESSALVDFLTPQGRLRAVLRSARGKAGTLARPFVPLEIEFRGRGELKNVGRMESAGLSTWLVGEALFSGLYLNELLIRLLPAEDPHPAVFDHYAATLLALAEGRPLEPLLRSFEWRLLDDLGYGFDLDADINGDPVEADGLYRLQVDAGLERVWLLQPGLFQGAELLAMAEADWSATGALAAAKRLMRQALAVHLGGRPLVSRELFRKP; from the coding sequence ATGAGCACGCCCACCGGCCAACTTGCTTATGTGCTGCACAGCCGGGCGTACCGCGAAAGCAGCGCATTGGTCGATTTCCTTACCCCGCAAGGCCGATTGCGAGCTGTGCTGCGCAGCGCTCGCGGCAAGGCCGGCACCCTGGCACGTCCCTTTGTCCCGCTTGAAATCGAGTTTCGCGGGCGGGGCGAACTGAAAAATGTCGGGCGCATGGAAAGCGCAGGCCTTTCCACCTGGCTGGTTGGCGAAGCCTTGTTCAGCGGTCTTTACTTGAATGAACTGCTGATCCGTCTGCTGCCCGCCGAAGATCCTCACCCCGCTGTTTTCGATCATTACGCCGCCACCTTGCTGGCACTGGCTGAAGGTCGGCCGCTCGAACCCTTGTTGCGCTCCTTTGAATGGCGACTGCTCGATGATCTGGGCTACGGCTTCGATCTGGACGCTGACATCAACGGTGATCCGGTGGAAGCCGACGGCTTGTATCGCTTGCAAGTGGATGCCGGGCTGGAGCGAGTATGGTTGTTGCAGCCGGGGCTGTTTCAGGGGGCTGAGTTGTTGGCCATGGCTGAAGCCGATTGGAGCGCCACGGGTGCTCTGGCAGCAGCCAAGCGATTGATGCGTCAAGCGTTGGCCGTGCACCTTGGCGGTCGCCCGTTAGTCAGCCGTGAACTGTTTCGCAAGCCGTGA
- the era gene encoding GTPase Era has translation MTDSTATRCGYVAIVGRPNVGKSTLLNHILGQKLAITSRKPQTTRHNMLGIKTEGLVQAVYVDTPGMHKNGEKALNRYMNKTASAALKDVDVVIFVVDRTRWTDEDQMVLERVQYVQGPVILAINKTDRLEDKAALMPHLEWLQGQLPNAQIVPISAQQGHNLEALEGLIAAHLPENDHFFPEDQITDRSSRFLAAELVREKIMRQLGAELPYQITVEIEEFKQQGKTLHIHALILVERDGQKKIIIGDKGERIKRIGTDARRDMELLFDSKVMLNLWVKVKGGWSDDERALRSLGYGDL, from the coding sequence ATGACTGATTCAACTGCAACACGCTGTGGCTATGTTGCCATTGTTGGCCGGCCCAACGTGGGCAAGTCCACGCTGCTGAACCACATCCTTGGGCAAAAACTGGCGATCACGTCGCGCAAGCCGCAGACCACTCGCCACAACATGCTCGGTATCAAGACCGAAGGCTTGGTACAGGCGGTCTACGTCGATACCCCGGGCATGCACAAGAACGGCGAGAAAGCGCTCAACCGTTACATGAACAAGACTGCCTCGGCCGCGTTGAAAGACGTCGACGTGGTGATTTTCGTGGTTGACCGTACCCGTTGGACCGATGAAGACCAGATGGTGCTCGAGCGTGTGCAATACGTGCAAGGCCCGGTGATTCTCGCGATCAACAAGACTGACCGCCTTGAAGACAAAGCCGCGCTGATGCCGCACCTGGAGTGGCTGCAAGGCCAACTGCCGAATGCGCAGATCGTGCCGATTTCTGCTCAACAGGGTCATAACCTCGAAGCACTTGAAGGCCTGATCGCCGCCCATTTGCCGGAAAACGATCACTTTTTCCCGGAAGATCAAATCACCGACCGCAGCAGCCGTTTCCTGGCCGCCGAGTTGGTCCGCGAGAAGATCATGCGTCAGCTCGGTGCCGAGTTGCCATACCAGATCACCGTGGAAATCGAAGAATTCAAGCAGCAGGGCAAGACCCTGCACATCCACGCGCTGATTCTGGTCGAGCGTGATGGTCAGAAAAAAATCATCATTGGCGACAAAGGTGAGCGGATCAAACGTATCGGCACAGATGCACGCCGGGACATGGAGTTGTTGTTTGACTCCAAGGTCATGCTCAACCTGTGGGTCAAGGTCAAAGGTGGCTGGTCCGATGACGAGCGCGCCCTGCGTTCGTTGGGCTACGGCGACCTGTAA
- the rnc gene encoding ribonuclease III has translation MSVSLSRLERQLGYTFKDQELMILALTHRSFAGRNNERLEFLGDAILNFVAGEALFDRFPLAREGQLSRLRARLVKGETLALLARGFDLGEYLRLGSGELKSGGFRRESILADALEALIGAIYLDAGMDMARERVLAWLTTEFDSLTLVDTNKDPKTRLQEFLQSRACDLPRYEVVDIQGEPHCRMFFVECEINLLNEKSRGQGVSRRIAEQVAAAAALIALGVENGHD, from the coding sequence GTGAGCGTTTCCTTGAGTCGCCTGGAGCGTCAGCTCGGCTACACCTTTAAAGACCAGGAACTGATGATCCTGGCCCTGACTCACCGCAGTTTTGCCGGGCGTAATAACGAGCGCCTGGAATTCCTCGGCGATGCCATTCTCAATTTCGTCGCCGGTGAAGCCTTGTTCGACCGCTTCCCTCTGGCGCGCGAAGGCCAGTTGTCGCGCTTGCGGGCGCGGCTGGTGAAGGGCGAGACACTGGCCCTGCTGGCCCGTGGTTTCGACTTGGGCGAGTACTTGCGCCTGGGCTCCGGCGAATTGAAAAGCGGTGGTTTTCGCCGCGAATCGATTCTGGCCGACGCCCTGGAAGCGCTGATCGGTGCTATCTACCTGGATGCTGGCATGGACATGGCGCGTGAGCGCGTGTTGGCCTGGCTGACCACCGAGTTCGACAGCCTGACCCTGGTCGATACCAACAAAGATCCTAAAACCCGGCTGCAGGAGTTTCTCCAGTCGCGTGCCTGTGACCTGCCGCGTTACGAAGTGGTGGATATCCAGGGCGAGCCGCACTGCCGAATGTTTTTCGTCGAGTGCGAGATTAACTTATTGAATGAAAAAAGCCGGGGTCAGGGTGTTAGCCGTCGTATTGCCGAACAGGTAGCAGCGGCCGCAGCACTCATTGCCCTTGGCGTGGAGAACGGCCATGACTGA
- a CDS encoding DUF4845 domain-containing protein, translating into MTPAGSQKGLSFVGWLLALALIAFAASTAFKLIPHYLDYMSMKKIISSVETDKTLEITTVSDFYSHVSKGMQVNSIRDLDLNKALSVTVENNKFLAHLKYENREPLIQNIDLVVKFDHEFSVGKP; encoded by the coding sequence ATGACACCTGCCGGTTCGCAGAAAGGCTTGTCGTTCGTGGGGTGGTTGCTGGCTTTGGCTTTGATCGCGTTTGCGGCAAGCACGGCCTTCAAACTGATTCCGCATTACCTCGACTATATGTCGATGAAGAAAATCATTAGCTCGGTCGAAACCGACAAAACGCTGGAAATTACAACGGTCAGCGATTTTTACAGCCATGTCAGTAAAGGCATGCAGGTCAACAGCATTCGGGATTTGGATTTGAACAAGGCGTTAAGTGTAACGGTGGAGAACAACAAGTTTCTCGCCCATTTGAAATACGAAAATCGTGAGCCACTGATCCAGAACATTGATCTGGTGGTCAAGTTCGACCACGAATTCAGCGTGGGCAAACCGTGA
- the lepB gene encoding signal peptidase I — protein MSLNFPLLLVIAVVVCGSLALLDLLILAPRRRTAIATYQGSVSQPDVAVLERLDKEPLLVEYGKSFFPVLFIVLVLRSFLVEPFQIPSGSMKPTLDVGDFILVNKFSYGIRLPVLDQKVIRIGDPQRGDVMVFRYPSDPTVNYIKRVVGLPGDQIRYTSDKRLFVNGDLVAKQLIGSEPGTLGSADLYLEQLGAVEHQIRQEMSRYRAPPDHEWTVPAGHYFMMGDNRDNSNDSRFWDDPNIPKDELGMVPDKNIVGKAFAVWMSWPEPKLSHLPNFSRVGLIK, from the coding sequence ATGTCACTAAATTTCCCGCTGTTGTTGGTCATCGCTGTCGTCGTATGCGGTTCACTTGCATTGCTCGATTTGCTCATTCTGGCACCACGCCGGCGGACTGCCATCGCGACTTATCAGGGCAGCGTCAGCCAGCCGGATGTCGCGGTATTGGAACGCCTGGACAAAGAGCCTTTGCTGGTTGAATACGGCAAATCATTCTTTCCGGTGCTGTTTATCGTGCTGGTGCTGCGCTCATTTCTGGTCGAGCCCTTCCAGATCCCTTCAGGGTCGATGAAGCCAACACTGGACGTGGGTGATTTCATCCTCGTGAACAAGTTCTCCTACGGTATTCGCCTGCCGGTGCTGGATCAGAAAGTGATTCGGATCGGTGATCCTCAACGCGGCGATGTGATGGTGTTCCGTTACCCAAGCGACCCGACCGTCAACTACATCAAGCGTGTGGTCGGTTTGCCAGGTGATCAGATCCGTTACACCAGCGACAAGCGTCTGTTCGTCAACGGTGATTTGGTGGCCAAACAACTGATTGGCTCCGAGCCGGGGACCTTGGGCAGCGCGGATCTTTATCTTGAGCAGCTTGGTGCCGTTGAACACCAGATTCGCCAGGAAATGAGCCGCTACCGTGCACCACCAGATCATGAGTGGACTGTGCCGGCCGGGCACTACTTCATGATGGGTGACAACCGGGACAACTCGAACGACAGCCGTTTCTGGGATGATCCAAACATTCCCAAGGATGAGCTGGGCATGGTTCCCGACAAGAATATCGTCGGCAAGGCCTTTGCTGTCTGGATGAGCTGGCCTGAGCCGAAACTGAGCCACCTGCCGAACTTCTCGCGGGTTGGGCTGATCAAGTAG
- the lepA gene encoding translation elongation factor 4, which produces MSDLSHIRNFSIIAHIDHGKSTLADRFIQMCGGLSEREMEAQVLDSMDLERERGITIKAHSVTLYYKALDGKTYQLNFIDTPGHVDFTYEVSRSLAACEGALLVVDAGQGVEAQSVANCYTAIEQGLEVMPVLNKIDLPQADPDRVKEEIEKIIGIDATDAVACSAKTGLGVDEVLERLVHTIPAPTGNIEDPLQALIIDSWFDNYLGVVSLVRVRHGCVRKGDKILVKSTGKVHLVDSVGVFSPKHTQTVDLKAGEVGFIIAGIKDIHGAPVGDTLTLNTTPDVDVLPGFKRVQPQVYAGLFPVSSDDFEDFREALQKLTLNDSSLQYSPESSDALGFGFRCGFLGMLHMEIIQERLEREYDLDLITTAPTVIFELLLKTGETIYVDNPSKLPDQSVIEDMREPIVRANILVPQEHLGNVITLCIEKRGVQHDMLFLGTQVQVTYDLPMNEVVLDFFDRLKSVSRGYASLDYHFNRYQSANLVKLDVLINGEKVDALALIVHRDTANYKGRALTEKMKELIPRQMFDVAIQAAIGGQVIARTSVKALRKNVLAKCYGGDVSRKRKLLEKQKAGKKRMKQVGNVEIPQEAFLAVLRLDS; this is translated from the coding sequence GTGAGTGATTTGAGTCATATCCGCAATTTCTCCATCATCGCCCACATTGACCATGGCAAGTCGACGCTGGCCGACCGCTTCATTCAGATGTGCGGTGGCTTGTCCGAGCGCGAAATGGAAGCTCAAGTCCTCGATTCCATGGACCTGGAACGCGAACGCGGCATCACCATCAAGGCCCATAGCGTTACCCTGTATTACAAAGCGCTGGACGGCAAAACCTACCAGCTGAACTTCATCGACACCCCAGGTCACGTAGACTTCACCTATGAAGTCAGCCGGTCTCTTGCGGCCTGCGAAGGCGCGTTGTTGGTTGTCGATGCGGGTCAAGGGGTCGAAGCCCAGTCCGTCGCTAACTGCTACACCGCTATCGAGCAGGGCCTTGAGGTCATGCCGGTACTCAACAAGATCGACTTGCCGCAGGCCGACCCGGACCGCGTCAAGGAAGAAATCGAGAAAATCATCGGTATCGATGCAACCGACGCGGTCGCCTGCTCGGCCAAGACCGGTCTGGGCGTCGATGAAGTGCTTGAACGTCTGGTTCACACCATTCCCGCGCCGACCGGCAACATCGAAGATCCGCTGCAAGCGTTGATCATCGATTCCTGGTTTGACAACTACCTGGGCGTTGTCTCGCTGGTGCGTGTACGCCACGGTTGCGTACGCAAGGGCGACAAAATCCTGGTCAAGTCCACCGGCAAGGTGCATCTGGTCGACAGCGTGGGTGTTTTCTCCCCCAAACATACGCAGACCGTTGACCTGAAAGCCGGTGAAGTAGGCTTCATCATCGCGGGTATCAAGGATATTCACGGCGCCCCTGTCGGCGACACCCTGACCTTGAACACTACGCCCGACGTGGATGTACTGCCAGGCTTCAAACGTGTTCAGCCGCAGGTGTATGCCGGTCTGTTCCCGGTCAGCTCGGATGACTTCGAGGACTTCCGCGAAGCGTTGCAAAAACTGACGCTCAACGACTCGTCCCTGCAGTATTCGCCAGAAAGCTCCGACGCACTGGGTTTCGGCTTCCGTTGCGGATTCCTGGGCATGCTCCACATGGAGATCATCCAGGAGCGTCTGGAGCGCGAGTACGATCTGGACCTGATCACCACCGCGCCAACGGTAATTTTTGAATTACTGTTGAAGACCGGTGAAACGATTTACGTCGACAACCCGTCCAAGCTTCCTGATCAGTCCGTAATCGAAGACATGCGCGAGCCGATCGTGCGGGCGAATATTCTTGTGCCGCAAGAGCACCTGGGCAACGTCATTACATTGTGCATTGAAAAGCGTGGTGTACAGCACGACATGTTGTTCCTGGGGACTCAGGTGCAAGTGACTTACGACCTGCCGATGAACGAAGTGGTCCTGGACTTCTTCGACCGTCTCAAGTCAGTGAGCCGTGGTTATGCGTCTCTGGACTATCATTTCAACCGTTATCAGTCAGCAAATCTGGTCAAGCTCGATGTATTGATCAACGGTGAAAAAGTCGACGCCCTGGCGTTGATCGTGCATCGCGATACGGCGAATTATAAAGGTCGCGCGTTGACCGAAAAGATGAAGGAACTGATCCCGCGGCAGATGTTCGACGTAGCAATCCAGGCCGCCATTGGCGGGCAGGTTATAGCGCGTACATCCGTCAAGGCACTCAGAAAGAACGTACTGGCCAAATGTTACGGCGGTGACGTAAGCCGTAAGCGTAAACTGCTCGAGAAGCAAAAGGCCGGTAAAAAACGCATGAAGCAAGTAGGTAACGTGGAAATTCCACAGGAAGCCTTCCTTGCAGTGCTCAGGTTGGATAGTTAG
- a CDS encoding DegQ family serine endoprotease codes for MPRLKSYLSIVTAVLILGQMATAQAEALPDFTDLVVQASPAVVNISTRQKMPERSVANAQMPDLEGLPPQLREFFERNMPKGQRTPKGDRQREIQSLGSGFIISADGYVLTNNHVIDGADEILVRLSDRSELKAKLIGTDPRTDVAVLKIEGKDLPVVKIGNSDKLKVGEWVLAIGSPFGFDHSVTKGIVSAKGRSLPNDTYVPFIQTDVAINPGNSGGPLFNMSGEVVGINSQIFTRSGGFMGLSFAIPIDVAMDVANQLKAGGKVNRGWLGVVIQEVNKDLAESFGLDKPAGALVAQVLENGPAAKGGVLVGDVILSANGQPIVMSADLPHLVGNLKDGSKADLEVIRDGKRKHLTVTIGALPEEGQEMDVPDSGVERSSNRLGVSVADLTAEQKKSYDLKGGVVIKEVQDGPAALIGLQPGDVITHLNNQAITSATNFTEVAKELPKNRSVSMRVLRQGRASFITFKLAE; via the coding sequence ATTCCACGCTTGAAGTCTTACCTGTCAATTGTCACTGCAGTCCTGATACTGGGTCAGATGGCCACCGCGCAGGCGGAGGCTTTGCCTGACTTCACCGATCTGGTTGTGCAGGCCTCGCCCGCTGTAGTGAACATCAGTACCCGCCAGAAAATGCCTGAGCGCTCTGTCGCGAACGCTCAAATGCCTGATCTGGAAGGGTTGCCACCTCAGCTTCGAGAGTTCTTTGAACGCAACATGCCTAAGGGGCAACGCACGCCCAAAGGTGATCGTCAGCGCGAAATCCAGTCTTTGGGTTCCGGCTTTATTATTTCTGCCGACGGTTATGTGTTGACCAACAACCATGTCATCGACGGCGCGGATGAAATTCTCGTGCGTCTTTCCGACCGTAGCGAGTTGAAGGCCAAATTGATTGGCACTGATCCGCGTACGGATGTCGCGGTCTTGAAGATCGAGGGCAAAGACCTGCCAGTCGTCAAGATTGGCAACTCCGACAAACTGAAAGTCGGTGAGTGGGTGCTGGCCATTGGTTCACCATTCGGCTTCGATCACTCGGTGACCAAGGGTATCGTCAGCGCCAAGGGCCGCAGCCTGCCGAACGATACTTATGTACCGTTCATCCAGACCGATGTCGCGATCAATCCGGGTAACTCCGGCGGTCCGCTGTTCAACATGTCTGGCGAAGTGGTCGGGATCAACTCCCAGATATTCACCCGCTCCGGTGGTTTCATGGGTTTGTCGTTTGCCATCCCGATCGACGTCGCGATGGATGTCGCGAACCAGTTGAAAGCGGGCGGCAAGGTCAATCGTGGCTGGTTGGGGGTGGTGATTCAGGAGGTCAACAAAGACCTGGCTGAATCCTTCGGTCTGGATAAGCCGGCCGGTGCGTTGGTGGCTCAGGTGTTGGAGAACGGTCCTGCGGCGAAAGGCGGCGTGCTGGTGGGTGACGTTATCCTCAGTGCCAATGGTCAGCCGATTGTGATGTCTGCCGACTTGCCACATCTGGTCGGCAATCTGAAAGACGGCAGCAAGGCCGATCTGGAAGTGATCCGTGACGGCAAGCGTAAACACTTGACCGTGACCATCGGCGCGCTGCCCGAAGAAGGTCAGGAAATGGATGTTCCGGATTCTGGCGTCGAGCGCAGCAGCAATCGCCTGGGTGTGTCGGTAGCCGATCTGACCGCTGAACAGAAAAAAAGCTACGACCTCAAGGGTGGCGTGGTCATCAAGGAAGTGCAGGACGGTCCTGCAGCCTTGATCGGCTTGCAACCGGGCGATGTGATCACTCATCTGAACAATCAGGCGATCACGTCGGCCACGAACTTCACCGAGGTTGCCAAGGAGTTGCCGAAGAATCGTTCCGTGTCCATGCGCGTTCTGCGTCAGGGTCGGGCTAGCTTCATCACCTTCAAATTGGCCGAGTAA
- a CDS encoding MucB/RseB C-terminal domain-containing protein, producing MRAIPLLPLLLVGWLVLPAHADDAQNMLKRFAQADQTQSFQGTFVYERNGSFSTHRIWHRVTDGKVREHLLQLDGSAQEVLRVDGLTQCVSGTLVAGVVNVRDSSARGLDSKKLSAWYDMKVVGKSRVAGRDAIIISMTPRDQHRYGVELHLDSETALPLKSLLLNDKGQLLERFQFTELDTRDIPTDQMLEVSPDCKPVQMVKTRDEAPNVRSTWRSDWLPDGFELSSSAVRKDPVTKTLVTSLMYDDGLARFSVFIEPLNGDAVTDIRTQFGPTVAVSRRVTTAVGDAMVTVVGEIPIGTAERIALSMRSADDQAQPATK from the coding sequence ATGCGCGCCATCCCTCTATTACCGCTTCTACTCGTTGGATGGCTGGTTCTTCCGGCGCATGCCGATGACGCGCAAAACATGCTCAAGCGTTTTGCGCAGGCTGACCAGACACAAAGTTTCCAAGGCACTTTCGTTTACGAGCGTAACGGTAGTTTCTCTACCCACCGTATTTGGCATCGTGTGACTGATGGCAAGGTTCGTGAGCATCTGCTTCAGCTGGATGGTTCTGCACAGGAAGTGCTGCGCGTTGATGGGCTTACCCAATGCGTCAGCGGCACGCTTGTAGCCGGGGTAGTCAATGTGCGCGACTCGTCGGCACGGGGTCTTGACTCGAAAAAGCTATCTGCTTGGTATGACATGAAAGTCGTCGGGAAATCGCGGGTTGCGGGTCGTGATGCAATCATCATTTCGATGACGCCTCGAGATCAACACCGCTACGGCGTCGAATTGCACCTGGACAGCGAAACAGCATTGCCGTTGAAGTCGTTGCTGTTGAACGATAAAGGTCAGCTGCTCGAACGCTTCCAGTTTACCGAGCTTGATACCCGGGACATCCCAACCGATCAAATGCTTGAAGTCAGTCCTGATTGCAAGCCGGTACAGATGGTCAAAACCAGGGACGAAGCACCGAATGTTCGTTCCACGTGGCGCTCTGACTGGTTGCCGGACGGCTTCGAGTTGAGCAGCAGTGCGGTGCGCAAGGATCCGGTTACCAAGACTTTGGTGACTAGTTTGATGTACGACGACGGGCTTGCACGATTCTCTGTTTTTATCGAGCCGTTGAACGGAGATGCTGTTACTGATATCCGGACCCAGTTCGGCCCGACAGTGGCGGTGTCGCGTCGGGTGACGACAGCTGTCGGAGACGCCATGGTCACTGTGGTGGGAGAAATACCGATAGGCACCGCAGAGCGGATTGCGCTCTCGATGCGTAGCGCTGATGATCAAGCCCAGCCAGCCACCAAGTGA
- a CDS encoding anti sigma-E factor RseA C-terminal domain-containing protein, protein MSREALQESLSAVMDNEADELELRRVLNAFGDADTRATWSRYQVARAAMHKDLLLPHLDISAAVSAAIADEVTPLKTSRSPWRSLGRLAVAASVTVAVLAGVRLYNQDEIAGVELAQQAAQPANLSVPQVKGPAVLAGYNESAEQAPGPMASGVLQGQTGWHDQRLPGYLRQHAQQAALKGTESALPYARAASLENR, encoded by the coding sequence ATGAGTCGTGAAGCCCTGCAGGAATCGCTGTCCGCGGTGATGGATAACGAAGCGGATGAATTGGAATTGCGCCGGGTATTGAATGCCTTCGGCGATGCGGATACACGTGCCACATGGTCGCGTTATCAAGTTGCCCGTGCAGCCATGCACAAAGACTTGTTGCTGCCTCATCTGGATATATCGGCGGCTGTTTCTGCTGCGATCGCCGATGAAGTTACTCCGCTCAAGACAAGCCGTAGCCCTTGGCGCAGCTTGGGCCGACTGGCCGTTGCCGCGTCGGTAACCGTTGCTGTGTTGGCCGGTGTACGTTTGTACAATCAGGACGAAATCGCGGGTGTTGAATTGGCGCAGCAAGCCGCTCAGCCAGCGAATCTGTCGGTACCACAAGTAAAAGGCCCTGCAGTATTGGCCGGTTACAACGAAAGCGCCGAGCAAGCCCCGGGTCCGATGGCCAGTGGTGTCTTGCAAGGTCAGACTGGCTGGCATGATCAGCGTCTGCCAGGCTATCTGCGTCAACATGCTCAGCAAGCCGCTTTGAAGGGCACCGAAAGTGCCTTGCCGTATGCTCGTGCTGCCAGCCTGGAAAACCGTTAA
- the rpoE gene encoding RNA polymerase sigma factor RpoE gives MLTQEEDQQLVERVQRGDKRAFDLLVLKYQHKILGLIVRFVHDTHEAQDVAQEAFIKAYRALGNFRGDSAFYTWLYRIAINTAKNYLVSRGRRPPDSDVRSEDAEFYDGDHGLKDIESPERALLRDEIEGTVHRTIQLLPEDLRTALTLREFDGLSYEDIASVMQCPVGTVRSRIFRAREAIDKALQPLLQDS, from the coding sequence ATGTTGACCCAGGAAGAAGATCAGCAGCTGGTCGAGCGCGTACAACGCGGCGACAAGCGAGCTTTTGATCTGCTCGTGCTGAAATACCAGCACAAGATTCTTGGTTTGATCGTGCGATTTGTGCACGACACCCATGAAGCGCAGGATGTTGCACAGGAGGCCTTTATCAAGGCTTATCGTGCACTGGGTAACTTTCGCGGCGACAGCGCTTTTTATACATGGCTGTACCGCATCGCTATTAATACGGCAAAAAACTATTTGGTGTCGCGCGGTCGGCGACCACCGGACAGCGATGTAAGGTCTGAAGACGCGGAGTTCTACGATGGCGATCATGGCCTCAAGGATATCGAGTCGCCAGAGCGCGCATTGTTGAGGGATGAGATCGAGGGCACTGTCCATCGAACTATCCAGTTACTTCCAGAAGATTTACGGACAGCCCTAACTTTACGTGAATTCGATGGTCTGAGTTACGAGGACATTGCGAGCGTCATGCAGTGTCCGGTGGGTACCGTGCGCTCTCGCATTTTCCGCGCTCGGGAAGCCATAGACAAAGCCCTGCAACCCTTGTTGCAGGACTCCTGA